The Methanobacterium sp. genome window below encodes:
- a CDS encoding tetratricopeptide repeat protein produces the protein MKWKKEEYILLFSYINLFDIIYNKDQFNIQRGVIIGLFNRFRKDSLLKKAHNLFNQGKYHEALDYYNQTLEIDPNHIKAWNGKGVVFEKLGCLNKALKCHDKVSDLDSKSLYAWYNKGKVLVDLGRFDEALECFDKVLKLDTKFYHAWQGKGKIFVDLGKLDKALKCFNKALTLNSEYSLSWSGKGNVLIDLERFDEALECFDKVLELNPDDALAWNGKGIALANLDRSNEAFNCFNKALELDMGDNYFWINKGFILKKMGKPQEALECFDEALELDPDNISAWIGRGIVFIDLNQFNKSLECFDKALELDPEDEDARKYRDEILYSTS, from the coding sequence TTGAAATGGAAGAAAGAAGAATACATTCTTCTTTTCTCTTATATTAATTTATTTGATATTATTTACAATAAAGATCAGTTTAACATTCAAAGAGGTGTTATTATAGGATTATTTAATAGGTTTAGGAAAGATTCATTGCTTAAAAAGGCCCATAATTTGTTTAATCAGGGTAAATATCATGAAGCTTTAGATTATTATAATCAAACATTGGAAATTGATCCTAATCACATTAAAGCTTGGAATGGTAAAGGCGTGGTTTTTGAGAAATTAGGGTGTTTAAATAAGGCTTTGAAGTGTCATGATAAGGTTTCAGATTTAGATTCTAAATCCCTTTATGCTTGGTATAATAAGGGTAAGGTTCTTGTTGATTTAGGAAGATTTGATGAAGCTTTAGAATGTTTTGATAAGGTTTTAAAACTTGATACTAAATTTTATCATGCTTGGCAAGGGAAAGGTAAGATATTTGTTGATTTGGGAAAGCTTGATAAAGCTTTAAAATGTTTTAATAAAGCATTAACGCTGAATTCTGAGTATTCTCTATCTTGGAGTGGTAAAGGCAACGTTCTTATTGATTTAGAAAGATTTGATGAAGCTTTAGAATGTTTTGATAAGGTTTTAGAGTTAAATCCTGATGATGCTTTAGCTTGGAATGGTAAAGGTATTGCTCTTGCTAATTTGGATCGATCTAATGAGGCTTTTAATTGTTTTAATAAAGCTTTGGAATTAGATATGGGAGATAACTACTTCTGGATTAATAAAGGATTTATTCTTAAAAAAATGGGTAAACCTCAAGAAGCATTAGAATGCTTTGATGAAGCTTTGGAATTAGATCCGGACAATATTTCAGCTTGGATAGGTAGAGGTATTGTTTTTATTGATCTAAATCAGTTTAATAAATCTTTAGAATGTTTTGATAAGGCTTTAGAGTTGGATCCTGAGGATGAGGATGCTAGAAAATACAGAGATGAAATTCTGTATTCCACCTCTTGA